GCGAATCATTCTCGTACTTCCGTCCCCGATAAAACCATGTTTGAAGTTCTTTTCTCGGGTACAATATACACTGGAAAAACAGATTCGAGAAAAAGGATATCTGAGGGAATCTTCATATACAAGAAGGGAAGCCTTGAAGATGAAATCTCATCATATCCTTCAAAAGAAAAAACTGAGCCGCCGACAAGACGATCTCGAAGAAGAATATGGAAGTATCTTGGAAAATATGAGCGATTTAGAGATAGAGTTGTCGGTCATGGGGGCTGAAACCGGAACTATCAATGTCCTGCGCGATATGGCAGAGTTTGCAGGGGGAATGAATGATTTCGGTACGGCAGAGTACTATGCGAAGCGCACAAAAGAGTTGGCCGAATCGATTCCCGGACATGAAGTAGATGTTGAGAAGGCAATAACGATCCTAAAATCTCTTCATGAGAGACACACAACGGGACATCGAAATTGACATATTAAAACATACTAAATAATAGAAAATCAAGAAACGTTATCGGCGGGCAGAGGCGTTATAGAATCTCCCTCCACTATTACGGCTGCACGTTTCCATTCCCCAGCAGAAAATACAAGAGCAGCACCACCCCCATCAGGATGATGATGATCGCGCAGGCCCGGGGGCCCACCCCGATCGGGTTCATGGCCGGGGGGTCCACGTCTTCGGATCTTTCACCGGCAAACACCAGGTTTTCGCCGCAGTACGGACAGCGGCTCATTCCCTCCTCCACGGCGCCGCCGCATGCGGGACACGCCCTCTTTTCCTCTTCTCGGTAGGTCATCAGAACTCACCAAACACGCCGAAAAAACAGGCAGCCCCCGCCGCCATCGTCAGGAGCGCAGCAACCCAGATGGCCGCTTTGACGATCTGTGTGTTTTCGGTCATGCGCTGTGCGATGATGCGCGGCAGCACCACCATATCGAACACGCCGGTACACACAAGAACAATGCCCAATAACTTGTACATTTCCATGTTTTTGTCCCGAAGAAGTGTTCTATGATCTCGTCACCACGACCCTTGTTTCTCGGTCGGTGTCGACACCCTTGAGGTGCTTGAGGGTCGCTTTCAGTGTATCGGCGACAATTACTTTCGCGAATCCGGTAAACTCCACCGGCGCGCCGTCCGATATGATCTGGAGATCGTCCTTGTGTATGATGAATTCCAGCCTTTTTGGATCGTCCACACCCCTAAGAGTTGAGGCCGCCGCGTAAAAGACCGCCGCGATATACTCTTCGATGAAGGGATTGAGGGGAACGTTTGAATCGTCTACGACGGCTTTCGTGCTCATAGTCAGATGTGCCGGTCAAGGAAATGGTGCGCCCGGCAGGACTTGAACCTGCGGCACCAGCGTCCGGAGCGCTGTGCTCTATCCCCTGAGCTACGGGCGCAATACAAAACTCCCTTTAAGGTACTTAAATTATCATACCCTTTTCGGTTAGTCAAACTTTCTTTGATATTTATCAAGCGATCCGTGAGTGCATGCCGTTTTGATTTTGATAAAACCAGCCTGTTACTATCAGACAAACACCTATCATAAAGTTACCTTTTGTCTGATATAAATATCATCCAATTTCTCAAAGAAAAATCAGACCCCGCCTGATTGTCGAAAAAGGCGTCAGAGAGTAGAGTATGAGCGCGAAAAAGTATAGGGATTGGAGACAAATTGTCTCCTCTGACGACCAAATAAGGAGTGGGATTATGAAAACAAAATGTACAGTCTGTGGAAAAAAACAGGCAAGAACGGTATGTGACAACTGCGGAGCGGAAATATGCGGCGACTGCTGCAAGCTGGAGGTATGGGGCTGCGGTGCAGAAGATTTGACCGCCCGCTATTTTTGTCCGACCTGCAAAGAGGATCCGGATGTCAATCCGTGGGGGGCTTTCAGTAACACGGACAGCAAGAAAACGGCTGTCTCAAACAAACGGGTATACGTTGAAAGGGAAAAGGCGCGAAGCAACGGAAAAAAATTATATGCAACGTGCAAAGATGCGCTGGCCGGGATACGTGACGGCGCAATTATCATGATCGGAGGATTCACAGGAAGGGGGATGCCGTCAAATCTTCTCCTTGCCCTGCGTGATATGGGGCCGAAGGATCTTACCGTCATCCTAAACGACGCAAGCGGAGGATGGAAAAACCCCATAGACGTGGGTATTCTCATTCAGGCGGGGATGGTCAAAAAGGTTGTCACCTGCTTCGCCGTGTTCGGGTCGCCCAAAAAAGTGAGCGTGCTTGAGAGCGCGGCAATGGAGGGCCAAGTCATTGTCGATCTCGTGCCCCAGGGAACTCTCGCGGAACGAATCCGGGCAGGCGGTGCCGGCATCGGCGCGTTTTATACTCCTACGGGGGTCGGTACGGAAGCTTCCGTAGAAAAGGAAACCCGTGAAATTAACGGTCGTGAAATGCTGCTCGAATATCCGCTCAAAGCGGATTTTGCACTGATCAAGGCATATACTTCCGATACGCTGGGAAACCTCGTATACAGAAAATCAGCACGCAATTTCAACCCGATAATGGCCATGGCGGCACAGACGACCGTAGTGGAAACCGAGAACCTCGTCGAACCGGCTGCCCTTGACCCGGATAATATTATAACACCATGTGTATACGTAGATCGTGTTGTTCACGTTCGAGAAGGGAGGTATAATTAAGACCATGAAGGAAAGAATGTCAAAAGAACAGATGGCCAGACGCGTGGCGCGGGAGCTGAAAGATGGATTTTGTGTCAATCTCGGCATCGGAATGCCCATGCTGGTTTCATCGTATTTACCTCCCGGAGCACAGGTCCTTTTCCAAGCCGAAAACGGGGTGCTGGGGGTCGGCTCTCATGCTCCTCAGGGAATGGAAGACAAAGACCTCGGAAATGCAGGGGACGAAGACATCATGGTGATTCCAGGCGCATCATTTTTCGACAGCGCGGAATCATTCGCCATGATTCGGGGAGAACATCTCGACGTTTCAGTGCTCGGCGGGTTCCAGGTCTCTGAAAAAGGA
This portion of the Candidatus Zymogenaceae bacterium genome encodes:
- a CDS encoding 3-oxoacid CoA-transferase subunit A; its protein translation is MKTKCTVCGKKQARTVCDNCGAEICGDCCKLEVWGCGAEDLTARYFCPTCKEDPDVNPWGAFSNTDSKKTAVSNKRVYVEREKARSNGKKLYATCKDALAGIRDGAIIMIGGFTGRGMPSNLLLALRDMGPKDLTVILNDASGGWKNPIDVGILIQAGMVKKVVTCFAVFGSPKKVSVLESAAMEGQVIVDLVPQGTLAERIRAGGAGIGAFYTPTGVGTEASVEKETREINGREMLLEYPLKADFALIKAYTSDTLGNLVYRKSARNFNPIMAMAAQTTVVETENLVEPAALDPDNIITPCVYVDRVVHVREGRYN
- a CDS encoding 3-oxoacid CoA-transferase subunit B, which codes for MKERMSKEQMARRVARELKDGFCVNLGIGMPMLVSSYLPPGAQVLFQAENGVLGVGSHAPQGMEDKDLGNAGDEDIMVIPGASFFDSAESFAMIRGEHLDVSVLGGFQVSEKGDLANWKLPNRKVGSYGGGMDLASGAKKVIIMMKHTTPQGEAKIVTECTYPLTARRCVSMVVTDVAVIEITEKGLLLRETAPGWTIEDVQEITGPRLITDAAIEWAA